The following coding sequences lie in one Zingiber officinale cultivar Zhangliang chromosome 2B, Zo_v1.1, whole genome shotgun sequence genomic window:
- the LOC122045942 gene encoding delta(24)-sterol reductase-like produces MSDLQQPLVRPKRKKVLVDYLVQLRWIVVIFVVLPISFLIYFGLYLGDVKSAMKSEKRRQKEHDENVKKVVNRLKQRDPKKDGLVCTARKPYIAVGMRNVDYKRARHFEVDLSAFRNILEIDKERMVAKVEPLVNMGQITRYTVHMNLALAVVAELDDLTVGGLINGYGIEGSSHIYGLFSDTIVAMEVVLADGKVVRCTKDNEYSDLFYGVPWSQGTLGFLVSAEIKLIPIKEYMRLTYAPFRGNLQEIAQAYADSFAPRDGDPAKVPDFVEGMIYSPTESVLMTGKYASTEEAKRKGNVINSVGWWFKPWFYQHAQTALKRGEFVEYIPTREYYHRHTRCLYWEGKLILPFADQWWFRWLMGWMMPPKVSLLKATQGEAIRNYYHDNHVIQDLLVPLYKVGDALEFVHREMEVYPIWLCPHRLFKLPVRTMVYPEAGFDHHHRQGDTSYAQMFTDIGVYYAPGPVLRGEVFNGAEAVRNLEEWLIQNHSFQPQYAVSELTEKNFWRMFDGSHYEHCRRKYGAVGTFMSVYYKSKKGKKTEKEVQEAESEILEPAYADEA; encoded by the exons ATGTCTGACCTGCAACAACCTCTTGTACGGCCTAAGCGAAAGAAAGTTTTGGTGGACTATCTGGTCCAGCTAAGATGGATAGTCGTCATCTTTGTTGTGCTGCCAATTTCTTTCTTAATCTACTTCGGATTGTATCTTGGCGATGTGAAATCTGCTATGAAATCAGAAAAGCGTCGCCAGAAAGAACATGATGAGAATGTAAAGAAAGTTGTTAATCGACTCAAGCAGAGAGATCCCAAGAAAGATGGTCTCGTGTGCACAGCAAGGAAACCGTATATTGCTGTCGGGATGCGTAATGTCGACTACAAACGTGCTAGACATTTTGAAGTTGATCTCTCTGCTTTTAGAAATATACTCGAGATCGATAAAGAGCGGATGGTTGCGAAGGTGGAGCCTCTGGTTAACATGGGCCAGATCACTCGATATACAGTTCACATGAACCTTGCTCTGGCAGTGGTTGCTGAGCTTGATGATCTCACTGTAGGAGGACTCATCAATGGTTATGGAATTGAGGGGAGCTCACACATATATGGTCTCTTTTCCGACACAATTGTTGCCATGGAAGTTGTACTCGCTGACGGCAAAGTTGTGAGGTGCACGAAGGACAATGAGTACTCTGATCTTTTCTACGGGGTCCCTTGGTCTCAAGGAACCTTGGGCTTCTTAGTTTCTGCGGAGATAAAATTGATACCGATCAAGGAATATATGAGGCTTACCTATGCTCCTTTTAGGGGGAACCTACAAGAAATTGCTCAGGCCTATGCTGATTCGTTTGCACCGAGAGATGGGGATCCAGCGAAGGTTCCTGACTTTGTTGAGGGGATGATCTATTCTCCGACAGAGTCTGTGCTCATGACCGGGAAGTATGCATCAACCGAAGAAGCTAAAAGGAAGGGCAATGTGATCAACAGTGTAGGTTGGTGGTTTAAACCTTGGTTTTATCAGCATGCACAGACGGCTCTCAAGAGGGGTGAGTTTGTTGAGTATATTCCAACTAGAGAGTATTACCACCGGCACACAAGATGTTTGTATTGGGAAGGTAAGCTCATCCTGCCATTCGCTGACCAGTGGTGGTTCCGATGGCTTATGGGCTGGATGATGCCGCCTAAGGTTTCATTGCTCAAGGCCACTCAAGGTGAAGCTATTCGAAACTACTACCACGATAACCATGTGATCCAGGATCttttggttccactgtacaaagtcGGAGATGCTCTCGAGTTTGTTCATCGCGAAATGGAG GTTTATCCGATATGGCTGTGCCCTCATCGATTGTTCAAGCTTCCGGTGAGAACAATGGTGTACCCGGAGGCAGGCTTCGATCATCATCACCGACAGGGAGACACTAGCTATGCGCAAATGTTCACCGACATTGGTGTTTACTATGCCCCAGGTCCGGTGCTTAGGGGCGAAGTGTTCAATGGTGCAGAAGCAGTTCGCAATCTTGAAGAGTGGCTAATTCAGAACCACAGTTTCCAGCCTCAGTACGCAGTCTCTGAGCTCACCGAGAAGAACTTTTGGCGGATGTTTGATGGCTCCCACTACGAGCATTGCCGCCGTAAGTATGGGGCTGTGGGGACATTCATGAGTGTATACTACAAgtccaagaaaggaaagaagaccgAGAAGGAGGTGCAGGAGGCTGAGTCTGAAATCCTCGAACCAGCCTACGCCGACGAAGCTTAG